One genomic window of Actinoplanes lobatus includes the following:
- a CDS encoding UPF0182 family membrane protein, translating to MSRRGRVTVGVLVGVFVLFTLLGWGIDAYTDYLWFSEVQKTSVFSGVLLTRLVLFVAVGVVMTLIVAGNLYLAYRLRPLLRPHSAEQATLERYRMILAPRLGTWIAVTGLVIGFFAGLSAQSRWSDWMLFRNGEPFGVPDPQFNIDISFYVFEYPWLRYLLGLGFTAVVLSVLGALAVHYIFGGVRLQGVGDRMTVAARAHLTTLVAVFVLLKAVAYVLDRRALLLEKHVSPDLYGAGYTDVNALLPAKEILAYISVVVAIAIIVFSNAVMRNLVWPGVSLALLAISAVAIGGIYPLAVQNFQVKPSLSDKESPYILRSIEATRAAFGLENTDVTQYAARSARPPETLAADTSAQNVRLVDPQLVSQAFTQSQQPRGFYDFGEKLDVDRYTIDGKSQDYVVGAREINDDKLTAQQRNWINRHTVYTHGYGLVAAPANRVCGTGLPYFVSGFLGGGGQGQTDCSEATDLIKAEQPRIYYGEQSTEYVIVGQDDENKNVEFDRPQEQNASSGDVLYTYEGKGGVEIGSFFRRMVFAIKNTESNFLLSDAVNADSRLMYIREPRERVAKVAPFLTIDGDPYPAVVNGRITWILDGYTTAKTYPYAQKINLATETRDELTGTGSFALAKDDVNYMRNSVKATVDAYDGTVTLYEFDEQDPVLKAWNKAFGGDLIVPKSQIPAALAEHFRYPADLFKVQRNLLTKFHVTDARTFFSGDDFWQVPNAPDSPSSGKQPPFYLNVKLPEQEETRFQLTSGVTPANRENMAALISGSYVDGQPRLEVLELPDNTVVPGPVQVHQRMVNNSSVSNQLTLLTRSGQATVLYGNLISLPLADDILYVEPVYVRDSQASTAPLLQKVLVSYGDAGNYVVLADNLTGGLEALAALGKAAPPSTGGTPTTPTTPPSTNQPPGQISAELAQAAADVDKAIEDLRAAQQAGDFAKQGEALKALDEAMARFQAASKPGAAPSTSPSTSPSPSTAASPSGTSGG from the coding sequence ATGAGCCGGCGCGGTCGCGTCACCGTCGGCGTCCTGGTCGGGGTCTTCGTCCTATTCACGCTGCTCGGTTGGGGTATCGACGCGTACACCGACTATCTGTGGTTCTCCGAGGTCCAGAAGACGAGTGTCTTCTCCGGGGTGCTGCTGACCCGCCTCGTCCTGTTCGTGGCGGTCGGTGTGGTGATGACCCTGATCGTCGCCGGTAACCTCTACCTGGCGTACCGCCTGCGGCCGCTGCTGCGCCCGCACTCCGCCGAACAGGCCACCCTCGAGCGCTACCGGATGATCCTCGCCCCGCGCCTGGGGACGTGGATCGCGGTGACCGGTCTGGTCATCGGCTTCTTCGCGGGCCTCTCCGCGCAGAGCCGGTGGAGCGACTGGATGCTGTTCCGCAACGGCGAACCGTTCGGCGTCCCGGACCCGCAGTTCAACATCGACATCTCGTTCTACGTGTTCGAGTACCCGTGGTTGCGCTACCTGCTCGGGCTCGGCTTCACGGCCGTGGTGCTGTCGGTGCTCGGCGCGCTGGCGGTGCACTACATCTTCGGCGGTGTGCGCCTCCAGGGCGTCGGCGACCGGATGACCGTGGCGGCGCGTGCCCACCTGACCACCCTGGTCGCGGTCTTCGTGCTGCTCAAGGCGGTGGCCTACGTGCTGGACCGGCGGGCCCTGCTGCTGGAGAAGCACGTGTCGCCGGATCTCTACGGCGCCGGCTACACCGACGTCAACGCGCTGCTTCCGGCCAAGGAGATCCTCGCCTACATCTCCGTGGTGGTGGCGATCGCGATCATCGTCTTCTCGAACGCGGTGATGCGGAACCTGGTCTGGCCCGGTGTCTCGCTCGCCCTGCTGGCCATCTCGGCCGTGGCGATCGGCGGCATCTACCCGCTGGCGGTGCAGAACTTCCAGGTCAAGCCCAGCCTCTCGGACAAGGAGTCGCCCTACATCTTACGGTCGATCGAAGCGACCAGGGCGGCGTTCGGGTTGGAGAACACCGACGTCACGCAGTACGCGGCCCGCAGTGCCCGGCCACCGGAGACACTGGCCGCCGACACCAGCGCGCAGAACGTCCGGCTGGTCGACCCGCAGCTCGTCTCCCAGGCGTTCACCCAGTCCCAGCAGCCCCGTGGCTTCTACGACTTCGGCGAGAAGCTGGACGTCGACCGCTACACGATCGACGGCAAGAGCCAGGACTACGTGGTCGGCGCCCGCGAGATAAACGACGACAAGCTCACCGCCCAGCAGCGCAACTGGATCAACCGGCACACCGTCTACACCCACGGCTACGGCCTGGTGGCGGCGCCGGCCAACCGGGTCTGCGGCACCGGTCTGCCGTACTTCGTGTCCGGCTTCCTCGGTGGTGGCGGGCAGGGCCAGACCGACTGCTCCGAGGCGACCGACCTGATCAAGGCGGAGCAGCCGCGGATCTACTACGGCGAGCAGTCCACCGAGTACGTGATCGTCGGCCAGGATGACGAGAACAAGAACGTCGAGTTCGACCGGCCGCAGGAGCAGAACGCCAGCAGCGGTGACGTGCTCTACACGTACGAGGGCAAGGGCGGCGTCGAGATCGGCTCGTTCTTCCGCCGGATGGTCTTCGCGATCAAGAACACCGAGAGCAACTTCCTGCTCTCCGACGCGGTCAACGCGGACTCCCGGCTGATGTACATCCGGGAGCCCCGTGAGCGGGTCGCCAAGGTCGCGCCGTTCCTCACCATCGACGGCGACCCGTACCCGGCCGTCGTCAACGGGCGGATCACCTGGATCCTCGACGGCTACACGACCGCGAAGACCTACCCGTACGCCCAGAAGATCAACCTGGCCACCGAGACGCGTGACGAGCTGACCGGCACCGGTTCCTTCGCCCTGGCCAAGGACGACGTCAACTACATGCGCAACTCGGTCAAGGCGACCGTCGACGCGTACGACGGCACCGTGACGCTCTACGAGTTCGACGAGCAGGACCCGGTTCTCAAGGCGTGGAACAAGGCGTTCGGCGGCGACCTGATCGTCCCGAAGAGCCAGATCCCGGCGGCGCTTGCCGAGCACTTCCGCTACCCGGCCGACCTGTTCAAGGTGCAGCGCAACCTGCTCACCAAGTTCCACGTCACCGACGCGCGGACGTTCTTCTCCGGCGACGACTTCTGGCAGGTCCCGAACGCTCCGGACTCGCCGTCGAGCGGCAAGCAGCCGCCGTTCTACCTGAACGTCAAGCTGCCCGAGCAGGAGGAGACCCGGTTCCAGCTGACCTCCGGGGTCACCCCGGCCAACCGGGAGAACATGGCGGCCCTGATCTCCGGCTCCTACGTCGACGGGCAACCCCGGCTCGAAGTTCTCGAGCTGCCCGACAACACGGTCGTGCCCGGTCCGGTCCAGGTGCACCAGCGGATGGTCAACAACTCCTCCGTCTCCAACCAGTTGACCCTGCTCACCCGTAGTGGCCAGGCGACGGTTCTCTACGGCAACCTGATCTCGCTGCCACTGGCCGACGACATCCTGTACGTCGAACCCGTCTACGTGCGGGACAGCCAGGCCAGCACGGCGCCACTGCTCCAGAAGGTGCTGGTCTCCTACGGTGACGCCGGCAACTACGTCGTCCTCGCGGACAACCTCACCGGCGGTCTCGAAGCACTCGCGGCCCTCGGTAAGGCCGCCCCGCCCAGCACCGGCGGCACCCCGACGACCCCGACGACCCCGCCGTCCACCAACCAGCCGCCCGGCCAGATCAGCGCCGAGCTGGCCCAGGCGGCCGCGGACGTCGACAAGGCCATCGAGGACCTGCGCGCCGCGCAGCAGGCCGGCGACTTCGCCAAGCAGGGTGAGGCGCTCAAGGCCCTCGACGAGGCTATGGCCCGCTTCCAGGCGGCCAGCAAGCCCGGCGCCGCGCCGAGCACGTCGCCGAGCACGTCGCCGAGCCCGTCCACGGCTGCCAGCCCGTCGGGAACATCGGGCGGGTGA